Genomic segment of Leishmania panamensis strain MHOM/PA/94/PSC-1 chromosome 20 sequence:
TCTTTAGAAGATGGGGAGGACTTACATCAAGAACTTGTGGCGACCCATTGTAATTTTATAGCCATGATGGAGCGTTAtctggaggtggaggcagtAGTCAATGCGGAAGAGGATTCTGAAAAAGAAAACCCATGGGAGTTGCTTGTGTGTGACTTGTCACGCGAGCTGATAGAGGCTTGTGAGAGGCTCAAGACTATGCAGCAAGTTAACCGAATGCTGCGAGAGAAGTTTCGCTCGGAAATGTATGGATGGGAAAGTAGCGTATAGTTGTCACGTTGGTGtttacctttttttttcacatGCTTTCATGAATGGGGATGGAGGAATCTATTCAAGCGTTCTCTTACTCATATGTGCCTGTCTGAGTGCTCCTTTGTTTTACCGCATATCGCCAGAGTGCGGGAATGAAGGTAATCGCGGATCTGCATATCCTCATGTGAGAATGGAACTTCCGTTCTCTGTGTTGAGGCAGGTGATCCTGCACAAGATGCACGTATACACACATAAGTGATTCTGTAGTGTTTGTGTTTTCATATGCCCCGCATTGTGTGTTTTGGTGCGATGCTCATTGCACCTGTGGTGCTAGGTGTTCGGCTGAGGTCTTGAgatttttcgttttctcctcGCCGTGGAGCCTTTCAGTGGctcctacccccctcccctcccctcccctccccccacacacatacacacacgcttgCGTTTTGTAttgcatatgtgtgtgctaGTCGGTGagcgctcccccctcttttcttcctctgtttACATATGTGCGTTtccttttgcttttttttttggcggtGGCAGGAGAGGTGCTTAGGTTGCACGCGCGCTCTGTAGTGATGCCTTTCCCGCGTAGCCGTCGTTTTGGCTCACACTGGCCGGAGGCACATTCTTCTGGCGTTGAAAATCTTAATTCTACTcttcctcgccctctccccacgATATTGTTTGTTTAATGAAGACAGAAAACAATAAGGATACGCATCCACAGCAGAATGCTCGTAATCGAACACGCATTGAAGAAGAGTATAGTCGTATCGTATTGTagaggcgcagcagacggAAAGAAAAATCAAATAAAAAGTTggcgtgtctctcttccttccccacgcgcgttttttttccgtgtCTGACGTCAGTGCAAAGCGCATGTCGAGACGGTAATTCTTCGTCCCAACcccgtcttcctctttgttttaCTTCTGGCTGttcagagaagagagactcATCGAAGGAATgggaaaaaacaaaaacaaaacagaaCAACAAATCGACGCATTCGGCGGAAGGCTGGCACGCGCGCTACACACTGCGTGTCATTTGTTTCGGCACGCGCATTATGTACGGAGGCACAACAACAattcgcagctgcgcgtttCAGCCGCTTTTTTTTGCCCCCAATCACTACCGAGAATCTGACGTGTCTAATCCCTTgcgcctccttttttttgtcttgtcttgtcttgtgtgtgtgttcgtaCCTCGCGCCCCATTCCTCTTCATCCCCGTGTTTTGGTTGTCACTTTTGGCCAACCTGCTCTACAGTGCGTCTCCCCTCTTTCACTTTCGGCACCGCTCTGCGCTCTCTTCCAGCGACTCTCACGCCTTCCCTCTCTAAAcaacgcagctgcacaaTCAAACAGCTGTGCATCTTTGGCAACACGAAGCTTGCAATTCctagagaggaagagaacaatagccccaccacctcttccccacacacctccctctctttgcctaTTCCAAAAGGGATGATGGGCACAGTTGAGCACTCCTCCTGGGTGAGTATTCTTGGCGGCTATTCGGCTACTTTTGAAGAGGCGCCACA
This window contains:
- a CDS encoding hypothetical protein (TriTrypDB/GeneDB-style sysID: LpmP.20.2280.B~disrupted due to non-sequenced internal amino acid repeat); translation: GDMAAARDDVVTKKNVSIRLPAMSDVPALFEGCHSSSQVAVFVVRQVFEARAKELVSSTRRVMAAKASVEAARLKCAELSARGACVDSDSLEDGEDLHQELVATHCNFIAMMERYLEVEAVVNAEEDSEKENPWELLVCDLSRELIEACERLKTMQQVNRMLREKFRSEMYGWESSV